The genome window ATCACACGCTCCTGGCCGCGCACCGCCTCGACCCGCGCCCAGACCGTCGCCTGCGTCGACCAGCTGACCGCCGCGCCGCCATAGCCGTCCGCGACCCGCGTTTCCCGCTGAACCGCGACCCGCTGATCCAGCGACCCGGCGCGCATCTTCTGCCGCATTGCCGCCCCTCCGGTCAGAACGGAATCCGGTGCGGCATCAGCAGACGCTGCACCGCGCCGGTCGGCTGAACGGTGATTCCGACTTCGGTTTCCGTCCGGCCCTCATACAGATCGCCGATCAGCAGCAGCGCCGCCGCCCGGATCGCGGCGGGAATGTCGTCGGAACTGTTGCCGTACCCGGCGACAAAGGTCACCGTCACCGCATCCGCCCGGGCACGGGTCGCCGGCCAGGACTGGCCATAAGCCGGGACGATCGCGCCCTTTTCCATGCCCCTTGTCAGCACGGAATAGACGGAAGTCGCCAGCGTCTGTTCGTCCCCGGCGCTGTCGAAATAGGTGATCGACGTGACCGATTGCAGCGGCGGCAGCGGCAGGACGATCCGCCGGTCGCGGTGGATCGGGTCCAACTTGCACGGAAAGGACGGCAGTTTCATCTGCCAGGTCTGGGTGATCAGGGCCCGGCCCAGGATACCGTCGGCGCCGTCCAGGACCGATGTCGCCGCCTCGCGATAGACGTCGATCAGGGCCTTGTCCTCCGGTTCCGCCGGCGACCCGGATGTCTCGACCCGCAGGTGATCCCAGATCCGCGCATCCGGCAGGATCGCCGCGGCAGGCTCGACCGTCCGGGTCAGCGCGTAATCGATCATCGCAGCCAACTCCACCACTCGGCCGCAAAGGCGGCATTGTCGATCATGTCCGGCGTTCCGCGCGTGTAATGCACCGCCTTCGGCACCGCCGCCGGGTCGTCATAGCCTTCCAGCCAGTTCCACGCCGCCGGCAGCGCGCCGATCTCGTCGTCCTCCAGCCAGCAGAACGCATGCAGATCGCGGCCGGGCACCCGGTTCGCCAGGTCCGCCTCGACCAGCCGGCGGTGCGCCGGATGCTCCAGGTTCCACAGCACCAGACTGGACCAGTTCTTTCGCGGATAGGCGGTCTGGACCTGACCGTCCATCTTCGCCGTTTCCGTCGGACGGTGATCGTGCTGGACTGCCAGCACCGCGAAACGCGGATCGGCATGGCGCATCAGATCGCCGACATCGGCCAGGAACAGGAAGTCGCTGTCGCAGAACAGCGCCCAGGGATCCCGCACCCGGTCGCGCGCGGCCAGGGCCGGCACCAGGAACCGGGTGATCGCGAATTGCGTCGACATCGGCGCGTCGCTGATCCGGTCGAAGACCCGGCCGTCGCGCATTTCATGGCGCCGCCGGTACAATGACAGCGCCCGGCAATGCGCCTCCACGATCGGCGAAACATCCAGCGGGCGGGCGGAACAGGCGGTCATCGACGCGACGGTCGCGCGATAGGCCAGGTCTTGGCGCGCGTCGTATCCGACATAGATCCGCATGGGATCAGACCCATCCCATGAAGTGATCGCCGCTGATCGGCGCGCGCAGGGGCACCGCCCCCATCTCGCGCAGCAGGTCCAGCGCCTCGCCGTCGCGCCCGCCGTGATAGCGCGCGTCCCGGCCCTTCTGTTCCACGACCACAACCGGTCGGCAGCGCCGCAGCGTCTCGGCAGCGCCGCGCAGGATCGGCAGTTCGTATCCTTCCGTGTCGATCTTCAGCAGGTCGATCCGCTCCAGGCCGAATCCGTCCAGCGTCCGCATCGGAATGTCGCCTGTGCCGCTGACCCAGGTGTCGCCGCTCGATGTCGGCGACGATGTCAGCGACACCGCCGCTTCGGCATCGCCCAGCGCGACCTCATGCAGGACGCCGCGGCCGACATTGTGACGGTACAGATCGGCATGCACCGGATGCGGCTCGAAGGCCGTGATCTCCGCGAAATCGAATTCCGCCTGCATCGACCACAGGCCGACATGCGCGCCGATATCGACGAAGACCTGGCGCGCGCGCACCAGGTCCAGCGCGGCCAGATATTTGTGGCGCTGATAGCTGGCACGGCCGTCCGGCAGGCGGGCGAACCGCTTCGCGCCCGGCGACATCATCTCGATCAGATGGGCCTCGCCGCCGGGCAGCCAGACACCTTCATGCAGCTTCGCGTTCAATTTCCCTCTCCACTTCCCGAAGTACCGCCTGCGGCGTGACATGCCGCCAGGCCTCGGCGCAGGCCGGATGCGCGACCCGCCAGCCGCGGGCGGCGGGCATGTCCACGGCCAGGTTGATCTGGTCGGGATAGCCGGTGATCTCCGGACCGGTGAAACCGCCGAACAGCACGATCGCGCGGACCCCGACGGCCGCCGCGGCATGATGCAGTCCGCCTTCCGGCAGCACCGCCAGACGTGCCGCCGCCAGGACATTCACCGCCGCCTCGAATGTCGCCGTCTCGATCCGCTCGACACCGCGCAACGGCGTCACGCCCGGCGGCACCATCTGCGCCCAGGGCAGACCCGGCGCCAGGTCGATCAGGTCCTGCCAGCGGCCCCATTGCTTGTTCGGGCTCGCCGATTGCTTGATCCGCGGTTCGATCAGGATGCGCCCCGCCCCGCGCGGATCCGGTGTCACCCAGGCCAGCCGCGCCGGTGACGGTCGGTAGGGTTTGAACGCCCAGCGATCGGCCGTCGTCCGGTCGTAATCGATATATGGGCGGCAATGGCCGGCATCCGACAGGGTTGCCACCGCCGCCGCGGCACAATCGGCGACCGCCGGCGACCCGCGCCAGATCGGATGCGTCCGCACCCTTCCGTGCCGGTCGCAGATCCCGATCGGTCCGCCCAGCAGCGCCGACAGCGCCTGCGCCCGGCCCAGTGCCATGATCTCGTCGCCCATGCCCATTTCAATTTCCCTGCAATGCCGCCCAGGCGCGACCGCTGCGAATTTCCGGTAGCGACCATTGGTTCGCCGCCAGTACCGCCGCCCAGGCCGGACGCCCGTCCGGCATCGGCGGATCCTCGATCCGGCTCAGGTCGCCGGACCCCATGGCCCGCGCCGCGGATGGGCCTGTCAGAAAAACCGGAATGCCGGCCAGCAGCGCCTCGACCGCGACATTCGATGTGTGCGTAACCACGGCCCAGCAGCGCCGGAAATCGTCGCGCAGCGGCCGGGCCGTGTCCTTCTCGCGCCAGACGATCGGACGGTCCGTATGGGCCGCCAGCGCCGTCGCCACCCCGCGCCGCCAGGACGCCGGGTCGATGCCGCAGGTGCGCATCATGAAATTGTCCGATTGCAGACAGACCAGGATGTGATCGCCGCGCCGGCGCCATTCCTGAATGGTCAGACCATGCGCCAGGAACCGCGCCGGGTCGGCGGTGCCGCGCCCGTCATGCTGGATCGCGTTGCGCGTGATCCGGAAATATGAACCGCGCCCGAAATAGGCGTTGTCGATATAGAACCAGTCCGCCGCGGAATCCCGCGCCGCCTTCCAGGCCGCCTCGGTCTCCGCCTTGACCCCGTAGAAGGCCGCCACGCCGCCGCGCCAGGGTCCGCCGCGCTGTATTTCCCCGCCACAGCCTTCCGCGAAGGCGGGCGCCAGGACCTTACCCTGTCCGCCCTTGGCGTAGTAGCAGATGACGGAACGGTTCACCGCTGGCCACCTCTTCCAGTTCCCACATCGCCCAGGCCAGGCGCCGGAACATCGACAGCCGCGCCGCATCGTCGCGCAGCGGACGGTCGACCCCGTTCCGCCCAGGCCGGGCGGCCGGACCGCCGATCCAGCGGTCGAACCAATATGCGACCGGGATGCCCATCATCAGCGCCTTCAGCGCCGCGCCGGATCCCCAGGTCAGGACGATCCGCGCCCGCGCCAGGTCTTCCTCCAGCGGTCGGCTGGGGCCTTCCCCCGGATGCGGTCGGACCCGGATGACCCCCAGGCCGACAATCTCGCCGCGCAGCCGTTTTTCGAAATCCGCCGGCATGGCGGTCGGCGGCACGCCGATGCCCCGCTGCGGCAGAAACACCAGGTCGCCGGCCTCGTCGTCGCGCCAGGGCGCCGGGTCGACCTTCCACGAATCCCACCGTTCCGGTCCGCCCGGAAACCAGCGGCCGCCGCCATTGTGCTGGTCCAGGGCGATCGCGTACCAGATGCCGCCGCGCCATTCCCGGCCCAGATACCCGTTCTCACAGACCAGGACCCGGCCGCCCGCCTGTTCGACCTGCCAGGCCAGATCCGCCGCGCGGCCGTACCGGTTCCAGATCACGGCGACGTCGTCCGGCCCATAGGGCGGCGCCTCGTCGAACCGCACCCGCGCGCCGATCGCCTGCAGCCCCGCCGCAAACGCATCGCGCCGATAGGCCGGCAGGTCGCGGATCAGGCAGATCGCGCGCATTCAAACGCCCTTTCGAAACAGGTCAGCACCGACACCGGCGAGGCGTTCAGAACCGCTATGCCGCGGCGTGTCGCTTCCTCGGCCAGCGCGTCGAACCGCAGGGTCCATTTCACCAGATCGCGCGGCGATGGATTGGTCAGCGGGGCCGGATGGCTGCCATGCCAATGCGCGCCCGCCGCGCCATAACAGAAATCGTAGCCCAGCAGCACGATCCGCCGCGGTCGCGCATGCAGCATCAGATGCAGGGCCTGATATCCGCCATTGGCCCCGGTCATGACGCCGTCCGGCTCGGGATGAAACCCGTCCGATCCCATGTTCCTCAGGCAATGCAGACCGGGAATGCGCGCGACCAGGTCGTAGTTCTCCAGCGTCGCGACCGCGCCCCGGAACCCGGCCACGGTTTCGGCGTGGACCTCGTACCAGGCGCGATCGGTGAACCACAGCAGATCCGCGCCGGGCAGCAGTTCCACCGCATTGTTGATCGCGACCACGCGGTCGCATCGCGCCCGCCAGACCTCGATCGCCGACGGCGTGACACTCGGCCCGCCCGCCACGATCAGGACCGACCGGCCCGCAAAACCGTCCATTACCTCTTGCGCGGCGACCGGCCATAGCGGCCCGCCGCCTTTTTCACCTTCCGGCCCAGATCGGCCAGGCTTTCACCCTCACCGCCCGCGCCCGTCCAGGCATCGGCATTGACCGCCGTTTCGACACCGGGCAGCGATGCCTGGGCCGTTTCGGCACCCGCCGGCGCGGCTTCCGCCATACCGGCCGCGATCAGCCGCAACGCTTCCTTGTCGGGCCAGTCCCGGATGTCGCCGCGCGACACCGTGACCCGCGGACCCGACAGGCTTGTCAGAAACTTGATTCGCATGATCGACCTCCGAAAAGGACCGGACGACCGCCTGGCCGCCCGGCCCTTTCGTTACCTCACCCGAAGGATCAGCCGGACTGCATGACCAGATGCTTGACCGCACCCGTATCGGCCAGTTCACCGTCGAAACGGCCGAAGGCGAAGAAACCGACCTGCAGGTAATCGGCATAGCGTTCGACCAGGCGGACCATGGTGAATTCCCGGACCCGGCGGACGATATACTTGTTCATATCGCCGAACAGGACCGGCTTGGACGATCCGTCGATATCCGCCATCGCCTGGTTGACGATGTAGGGATGCCCCAGGATCGACCCCGGCGCGCCGGTACGCGCATCGGCCGGCTGCCACAGATAGTTGCCGTCGCCGTCCTTCAGCTTGCGCGCCGCCTTCAGCGTCGAATCGTTGAACATCCAGCGGCAGGACGGCGCGCGGCGATAGGCCGGATCGACACTGTGTTCCAGATCGATTAGGTCGTCGAAGGACAGGGTCGTCCCCGTCGTCGCGGTCTTGCCCGCGCTCGACGCCGTGACGATGCCGTTCGGCTGACTGGACCCGGTGCCGACCGTCAGGTGACGGTTGACGATCCGCCCGATGCGTTCCCCGAACGCCGGGACGATGATGTCGCTTTCGACGTTGAAGGCCGAATCCTGCAGCAGCTGATAGCTGACCCGGATCAGCTTGGACGTATACAGATAGGCGCCCAGCGTCTTCTGACCCAGGGTGACATCCTGTTCGCTGATCTGCGAGTTTTCCGCCAGGATCGCACCCTCATTGCCGGTGTCGTCCATCGTCGGCCAGGGCAGATCATTACCGCTCGCCGTCGTGATCATGCGCGTCACGCCCGGATCCAGCATCGGCCCGTACATCGCCATGGTCCGCGTGATTTCCGGCAGGAAGCCTTCCGGGATCGTGTAACCCCCGGCCGACCCCGACGTCGACTGCGCCCGCATTTCCGGGGGCAGATTGCTGACCCGCATGGAGGCGAACCGCTGGCGTTGTTCCGGCGTCAGCCCCTCGCCCCCGAACTGGCAGTAGCGGCGGAACAGTTCCGCGTCGTCGATCTCGCCATCATCCGCGCCGCGATTCTCGCCATTCGTGTCGGGCAGGACGGCCGCGCGGCGGCGGTCCTCGGCATCCAGCGCCGCCTCGGCGGCGGCCAGGCGTTCCTCGTTCTCGATCTTCTTCTGCAGGCGATCGTGTTCGGCCATGATCTTGTCATAGCGCGCTTCCGCCTCGGCCACCTGGTCGGCCGGCATGGCATCGGTGATGGAATCGAGTGCTTCGCGGGCCTCCGCGACCAGCTGCTGCTGCCGCTCCCGCATTTCCTTGATCGTCATGGTCTGTATCTCCTTGGATGGACCGTGTTCGCGTCCGGACGCAGGCCCTCTTGCCCGCCGGACGACCGTCAGGTGCGGGAGTCCGCGACCTGGTTCCGATGGGCGCCGCGATCGCGCAGCCCCTGTTTCATGCGCAGGCGCGCCCGCGCGGCGGCGGCGGGATCGCCGCGGGCCTCGCGCGCCGCCGCCAGCGACCGCAGGCCGATTTCCGTGCCGTCATAGGCCGGATTCGTCACGATCGAGACGTCGAACAGATCGACCTCCAGGACCGTCCGCAGCGGCGGGTCCTGGGTGTCGTCCCATTCCTGTTTCCGCGCCCGGAAGGCAAAGGACATCTTGTCCAGATCGCCCCGCTTCATTTTCGGCACGATGCTGCGGACGTCCGGATCCTCCGGATCCAGTTCCGTCTCCATGAACAGGCCGCGGGCATCCTCGCGTAGCGTCAGCGTGCCGGACCGGGTCCGGGCCAGCGGCAGACCGTCGTGATTGATCACGAAGACCACGTCGTCGCGGCCGATCGCCTGGCGG of Alphaproteobacteria bacterium contains these proteins:
- a CDS encoding FkbM family methyltransferase is translated as MNAKLHEGVWLPGGEAHLIEMMSPGAKRFARLPDGRASYQRHKYLAALDLVRARQVFVDIGAHVGLWSMQAEFDFAEITAFEPHPVHADLYRHNVGRGVLHEVALGDAEAAVSLTSSPTSSGDTWVSGTGDIPMRTLDGFGLERIDLLKIDTEGYELPILRGAAETLRRCRPVVVVEQKGRDARYHGGRDGEALDLLREMGAVPLRAPISGDHFMGWV
- a CDS encoding phage major capsid protein, giving the protein MTIKEMRERQQQLVAEAREALDSITDAMPADQVAEAEARYDKIMAEHDRLQKKIENEERLAAAEAALDAEDRRRAAVLPDTNGENRGADDGEIDDAELFRRYCQFGGEGLTPEQRQRFASMRVSNLPPEMRAQSTSGSAGGYTIPEGFLPEITRTMAMYGPMLDPGVTRMITTASGNDLPWPTMDDTGNEGAILAENSQISEQDVTLGQKTLGAYLYTSKLIRVSYQLLQDSAFNVESDIIVPAFGERIGRIVNRHLTVGTGSSQPNGIVTASSAGKTATTGTTLSFDDLIDLEHSVDPAYRRAPSCRWMFNDSTLKAARKLKDGDGNYLWQPADARTGAPGSILGHPYIVNQAMADIDGSSKPVLFGDMNKYIVRRVREFTMVRLVERYADYLQVGFFAFGRFDGELADTGAVKHLVMQSG
- a CDS encoding HK97 family phage prohead protease yields the protein MPKPNTGADREVRATRPAEIRTAEDGTIRVSGYAAVFGEEADIAGMFREVIAPGAFRQAIGRDDVVFVINHDGLPLARTRSGTLTLREDARGLFMETELDPEDPDVRSIVPKMKRGDLDKMSFAFRARKQEWDDTQDPPLRTVLEVDLFDVSIVTNPAYDGTEIGLRSLAAAREARGDPAAAARARLRMKQGLRDRGAHRNQVADSRT